The stretch of DNA CGCCTTCCTCTTCGGCGGGGGTTATGGCGGTGAGGCGGTCGCCGTAGCCCGCCAGTACCTGTGAGCCGATGCCGGCCAGGACATCGCGCCCATTTTGTCCGCCTGGGACGACTTTGGAACCGGCTACGAGAAAAGCCGTCCGCGTTTGTGCTGGTCAGGGTAATTTGCCTGCGCGTCGACCACCGGAGACGACGTCAAAGTCGTCCCCTGTGGACACTTTTCGGGCGACGAGGCCCCGTAGGCTGGTCGGGTGAGACCTCGACGACGCCAACAACGCCTGGTGCGCGCGGTCGTGTACGTCCTCGTGCTGCTGGTGGTCATCGGCATGATCCTGACGATGGTGGGCTCGGCGCTCGCCGCCGCGGTCCCGACGGCGTCGGTATCCGACACCGCCTCGTCCTCGCGGCCGGCGCCGGTCGTCGTCCTGGGGACGAGCAATCTCACCTGGGCGGACCTGCGGTCCCAGGTCTCCGGCACTGCCACCGGCATCAGTGATGTCAGCGCAGCCGCCACCCACCTGTTGACCCTCGCCTCCGAGGGCGAGCCGATCAACCTCTCGGTGCGCACCCCTGCGGACCGCACCTGCCCGGCCGACGGCTGGCTCACCCTGGGCCGGGGCGCCCGAGCGAGCGCCGTCGAGCCGACCGATTCCTGCGCCGGCCCCGGCGCCGCCATCGCTGACAGCAGCGCCTCTCCCCTGGTTCGGGCACTCGGGCATGATGTCTCGATCCAGGCCGTCGGCCCCGGGGCACGGCTCGCCACCGGAGCACCGGGGAGCTCGCCGAACACGTCCGTCTCCCTGGCGCCCTCCCTGCCCGAGGCCCTGTCCACCGGCTCCGACCTCACCATCGTCGACACGGCCGAGGGCTCCACCACCGACGCCGACCGGGTCGCCGCGCTGGACAAGGCCCTGCGCACGGTTCAGGAGCGGGCTCGCCCGGGCACCCGCATCGTCATCGCCTCCCTGGCGGACGACGAGGACCCCGGCCCCCAGATGGCGGTCCTCCCGGCAGGTACGACGAGCACCCGTGGCACCTCCGACGGGCTCGTCATCGGAACCTCGACGCACCGCCCCGGCCTGGCCCAGCTGACCGACCTCGCTCCCACCCTCACGCTCGCCCTGGCCGGCCGCAGCGACCCGGCCTTCGACGGTCAGGCCCTGGAGATACCCGCCGGCGGTAGCACGCCCAGCACCACCACCGCAGCACCCAACGACTCCCGCATCGCCCGGCTGGCCGATGACGCCCTGCACGCCCGCGCCTCACAGGCCACCGTCATCCCGGCCAGCGCCCTGCTTGTCGGGGCGGCCGTGGTGCTCCTGGTCTGGGCGGCCGTCGTTCTGCGCGATCCGGGAGCGGGCCGGCGTTCGGCGGTTCGCCGTCGGGTCGCCGGGGCGGCCACCCTCCTGAGTGCGCTGCCGACGGCGCTGCTGCTGGTCAATGCCGTCCCGTGGTGGCGCGTGGGGGCCCGAGCCGGCTCCCCCTCGCTGTGGACGCCGGCCGCAGCTCTGACCGCGGCCGTCGTGGTCGCGGCCTGTGTCGTCGGCCTGGCCGTCGGTATCGCGACGCAGGTGCGGCGACGCAAGCAGCTCCGCTCCGTCACCTCGCCGATTCCTTCGCCCTCAGCACGCGAGGCCGCGGCAGCCGCTGAGGCAGCCGGATCAGCCGATGCCCTCCCCGCCCGGGGGGTCGCCGCGGCAGAGCCGCAGCAGGACGAGGCTGACAACCCCAAGCCCTCCTCGTCGTCGCCTCCGCCCTCCAGCGGGGTGAGCCTGATGAGGCTGCTGGTCGTGGCGGCGATCCCGCTGGCGTGGCTGACGGACGCCGCTGCGGGCGCGCACCTGGCCTTCAACAACCCACTGGGTATGAACGCGGCGGTGGCGGGCCGTTTCTACGGGGTGTCCAATACGGCCTTCGCGCTCGCCGCGGGCGCGCTCGTCGTCGCCATCGCCGGGGTCTGGGAGGCGTTGGGCCGTGGCCGCCGAACCGCGCTGCTTATGACGAGCATGCTGGGCGGGGCGGCGCTGATCGTCGACGGAGCCCCCCAGCTGGGTGCGGACGTGGGCGGCGCCCTGACCCTGGTGCCGACGCTGGCCCTCCTCGGAGCGGGCCTGGCGGCCCTGCGTCTGAGCTGGCGGCGATGGCTGGCCATCGGGGCGACGACGCTCCTGGTCGTGGGTGGTTTCGCCGCCGTCGATCTCATCCGGCCGGGTGGGCCCACGCATCTGGGACGCTTCGCCCGTCAGGTGGCGGACGGCTCCGCCGTCGGTGTGCTGGGGCGCAAGGCGTACGCACTGGTCGGCCCGTTCGTGACCCGGCCGGCGGCCGCGGCCGGCCTGGCCTGCGCGCTGGCCCTCCTCGCCGCGGCCCTGTGGTGGCTGCGCCGGCAAGTGCGGTCCTGGCGCGCCGGTACAAGCCCGTATGCCTGGCTCGCCCCCGCCGCCGACGGGGATATGCCACGCGGCCGGGGACGGGATTCCGGTTCCCGGCCGCGTGGCATGTCCCCGTCCGTGCAGTGGGGGGCGGTGGCACTGCGCGCGCTGGGGGTGCTGACGCTCGTGTCCGTCCTGGTCAACGACTCCGGCGTCACGATGGCGGGCTTCATCCTGGCGGCGGCGGCTCCGGCCCTGCTGTCGCTAGCACTGACCGAGAGCGATTCGGCCCCACGGCACATCGACGCCTGACGCGACACCGGGGCGTGGCGCCGCATATCGACAGCGACGGGGTCAGCGAGCTCTCACGGCTCGGCGGCCCAAAGTCCGTCCTGGATGCGCTCCCGGCGCCTCAACCGTCGACGGCCTCCGACGCCGTGGCCTCCAAGCCGTCGACCTCATCGTGAGGCTTGTCGTCGGACTCGACGTCGTCGTCGGCCTTGGGCGCCGGCGGCACGGCGCGGTAGACGAAGAAGTGGTCCTGCTCGGCGGCCGCCTTCTCGAAGCTGTGGCGCGGCACGCGGTGGCGGCGCAGCTTGCGCCGGGTGACGGCCCGCAGGACGTCCTTGTACTGGGAGGCCCGGTGCATCGTGCCGGCCCGGTCATTGCCGGTGACACGGTGAGTGATGTCGCAGGGGACCTCGATGACCGCGAGCCCGGCCACGAGGACGTCGATCGTCAGGCCGACCTCGACCCCCCAGCCGTCAGCCAGGGGCACGGCCTTCTCGTAGGCCTCGCGGCTCAGACATCGTTGGCCGGACAACGGCGCCACGGGAGACCACCCGGTGGCGAGCGAGATGGCCCTCCTGGCCGCGCGCACGACCCGGCCGCGACCGCCGGCCCCGGCCTGCTTGGGGGGCACCGCGATGGACATGTCGGCGACGCCGTCGACGACCGGGGGGACCAGCTCGGCGCAGGAGGCGGCCGAGTCGCCCAGGTCGGCGTCGATGAACAGCAGGAGCCGGGCGGGCCCGTCGACGTAGTCGCGCATCGCGACGACGGAGGCCCCGGTCTCCATAGCGGAGGCCTTCCCGCGTGAGACGGAGTGGCGCACCGTGACAGCACCGGCGGCACGGGCATGGTCCTGGGTTCCGTCGGTCGATCCGTCATCGACGACAATGACGAGGTCCACCCGCGGGATGGAGCGGCAGGCCCGAACAGTGGTGGCGATGCGCTCGGCCTCGTCCTTGGCGGGGATGACCACGGCAACGCGCTGGTCGGGGCGCTTGGTGGGACTCACACCACCAGGGTAGCCAGACATGCGGCCTCCGGCCGACTCCTAAGTGACCCGTTGTCGCTCACCTTTTTTGTGATGACCGTCAAATTTCCGTGTTTTGTACGATTTGTTGCAGCATCACGGGGCCCTGCGCGGAACGCGCGTCTACCGCTACCGCGCCGGAGGCGCCTCCATCCTGCGCTGCGACACGCCGAGGAGACATTCACCGACAGCCAGACACCCACCCGCGCCCAGGCTTTCTTCAGTGATTTTGTGTCAAACCTTCATCATGGGACAACGGTCCCCGGAGAAACTGACAAATCTTGCAGCAAAGCAGCACATTGCCTGATCGAAACGCTAAAGTTGCCCGTTTCGGCACGTCACCCCCCTTTTCATGGCACAGTGAAGACATGGAGCCCGTCAATGGAGCCGGGTTCCGCCGACGCATCACGCGTCCTTTCGTGTGCCGGGGCGACACCCCTGCCGCCCCGGCACGCCCTGACCCCACCACTACCTCGTTGCCGACCCACCGCTGTCTCACCACGGCCCGTCCGACCACGTTTGCGCAGGCAGTGCCGGTTCCGCACCCACACGCGCCTCAGTGCAAGACGCTTGCGAGGAGATCGAGCCCCACACTCCCCAGGTCGATGCCCCGGTTATGGAAGGCCCTCAGGTCCAGCTCGCCACCCTCGGCACGGGCCTGAGCCTGGGCACTGCGCCGGCCGGCCCGCCAGACCCGCTCGCCCACCGCGTAGGCCAGCGGCTGCGCCGGCCAGCCCAGGTGCCGGGAGACCTCGAAGCGCAGACGCCCCTCGGAGATCACCGTGTGATGGCGCAGCACGGCGGTGACGGTGGCCCGGTCCCACTCCCGGCTCGCACCGGGCAGAACCGCGACGTCGTCGGGCACGGGCAGGCGGGAGTGGACGCCCAGGTCCACCAGGACCCGGGCCAGGCGCCAGCGGCGCGCCGCCAGGCGGCCGAAGCGGTCCTCGGGCGTAGGCATGAGCCCGAGCTCGTCGGCGAGGGACTCGGCGTACAGGCCCCAGCCCTCGTCGCAGCCGGGCACGGAACCGAGATAGCGCTGCCAGGCGGTCAGCCGGGTGCTGGTGGCGTGCGCGCCGACGTGGACGTGGTGTCCGGGGACCGACTCGTGCAGGACCGTGGTCCGCTCCATCCACGGCCACACGATGCGCTCGCCGTCGGCCAAGGACCGTAGGACCATGCCGGGCCGGCGCTCCCCGCCGGTGCCGCGCGGCTCCTCGTAGTGGACCGCTCCGGCCCCGGGCTCGCCCAGACGCACGCAGGGGCGTCCCAGGCCGTCGGGCGGATCAAGGACCCGGCCGACGACAACGTCCCAGGCCTCGTCGGCGACCTCCTGCGCCCAGGTGATGTAGTCCTGCGGGCGCAGGGCCTGGGTCGGGTCGGCGCGCAGGTGCCGGTTGAGTTTGTTGGCGTCGGCACCGGGACCGAGGATGTCGACGGCGATGGCGTCCTGCTCGGCGATGACCCGGCCCAGCTCCTCGGTGGCCCAGGCGTAGGTCTCCTCGGGGTCGACCCGGGTCCCCAGGATGCGGCGCATCCACAGGGCGTGGCGCCGGCGTCCGACTCCCTCGGCCTGCGGCGCGCGCGGCGAGAGCGTGGTGCGCAGGTGCGAGGCGAAATCCAGGGCGGCGCGGCGGGCGAGGATGTCGGCCTCCTGCAGCTGGACGTGCAGGGTGGCCGGCAGGTCCTCGGGCAGGCCCCGGGTGCGGCGGCGGGCGAGGTCGCGCGCCTGTCCGGCGACGACGTCGACCTGGCTGAGCGGGGCGATGGCGCCGGCCTCGGCGGAGGCGGCCAGGGAGGCGGCCAGCCCCTCCAGGGCGGCGGGCAGCGCCTCCAGGCGGGTGCGGTGCAGGTTCCAGGCGTCCTCCCACTTCGCCTCGGCCTCGGCCAGGTCCGCCTCATCGGAGCCGGCGCGGTCAGGGGCCTCGGGGGGCCGGTGCAGCTGCCGGGCGATCTGCTGGAAGGGCGAGGAGAGAAAACCGAGGTTGCCGCCCTCCTCCCCGGCGGAGATGAACTGGATGGAGGTCTCCAGACGCTCCAGGAGGTGGCGGCGCAGGAGCTCGTCGGAGCCGGTCGAGCGGTCGACGGCGGCCACGCGGTGACGCAGGGAGCGCTCGGCGCTGAGACGCTCGGCCAGGCCCGCGGGCGAGTAGTCGGGCAGGATGGCGCCGCCGGGCAGGCCAGTGCGGGCCGCCGCCTCGGGGTCGTGGGCGCACAGGAGCATGGCGTACTCGTCGGCGAGGTCACGCAGGACGACGCCGGCAGCGGCGGTCTCCGAGGGGGAGCGGACGGAGGAGCGGCTGATGGCCTGGGCGGAGGTGTGGGCGGCGGTGGCGGTGGGAGCGGCCGCCTCCACCTCGCGCACGCCCAGGGGGGCGCCGGTCGCACTGACGGGGCGCCACGTCCCGGAGCTCGGGTGCTGGGGGTAGACCGGTGGACGCTCGGGTGGCCCGGTGCTGACCGGGATGGCAGTGGGCGCAGGGACGGTGCCCGCGCCTGCGGTTCGCGCATCCTGATCGTGGGAGTCGGTTGGAGATGCGGCGGTTTCGGAATGAGGACGGTTCGCGGGGTCAGTGGTCATGACAACAGGCCTTTCGCTTCACTCGCCGCGTGGCGGGCGGGCCCGGCGGCGACGCTGCCGTCCCAACAGAGTGCCAGGAACCGAATTCAAGGTCCATAGGCATCATGGATCTGACAGCGAACAGGATCGGATGAGTTGAGGTGCAGCCTCGCGCTGCCGGGAGACAGCGGGTGTCACTGGGAACTGGCATTGAGCAGGGACCCGACTGACGAGACTCAACGACGAGCCTGAGCGGGACCCCTCGGCGACGGGTTCGGAGATCTGATGCTCCCCGAGACCCTCCGACCGACGCTGACGGATTTCGAGACGTCAGCGGATGGTCAGCGAATGGTCACTGGGCGGCGGTCGACCGGCATCGATGGCGCCGGCTGGACGACCGGCCGGAGCACGGCAGCGTCACGCGCATCGGCGTCGACCGCAGTGCGGAGCCGCAAGCGGTACGCGTCATCAGTGCTCCTTTCATGCCGGACGGGCCGGGAGCATCCCGGCGCCGCTGAGGCGTTCGTCGTGCTGTGATGGACTTGAGATGATTCAAGGCCGCCGCGGCAGGGGGTGTCAAGGCTCTGACCCCCAAGGTTCACCCGTACCGATATCCGCGCTGGTCAGGGGCGGTCTCAGTGACCGTCCGACGTCGTTGCGCTACCGCCATTGGCAACGTTAACAAGCAAGCGACCGCAACCCTCCCGGGCCGGACCCCCGAGTCTCGGAACGACCACATCGTGGTCACTCGCGGTTGATCGTGGTCTCTCGCGGTTGACGGCGTCGGCGAAGCGCGAGTACTCCGCATCCCGGGCGGCACCCGAAGGCTCGCCTTGACAGATAGGTGAACTAAGTTAACCTACTTAGTGTGAAGATAGACCGGCGCAGCACGGACACCCGTCAGCGGCTCATCGACACCACCCTGGACCTCATCGAGACCCACGGGTGGAGCGAGGTGACGCTGGGCGGCGTGGCCCGCGCCTGCGGGGTGACCGCACCTGCCTGCTACAAGCACTTCCCGTCCAAGACCAGCCTCTTCGAGGCGGCGGCCCGCCAGCTGTCCACATCGCTGGGCGCGCGCGCCGGCGCCCTGGTCCGGGACGACCCGCTCGAGTCGCTGGTCGGCATCGGGTCCCTCCTGGTGGACATGGCCGCCGAGCACCCTCGGCTCTTCGAGTTCAACCAGGTCAGCCCCGCCGCCGTTGCGGCCTTCGACCACCCGGACGAGCACCCGCTACTGGCCCTCACCCGCGGCGAGGTCGAGCGGTTGGCCGCGCAACGGGGAACCGACCCGGAATCGCTTCACCTCCTAGTGTGGTCCTGCCTGCAGGGCTACACCCAGCTCATCGCCGCCGGCGCCACCGCCGCCGACGCCACCTTCATGCGCGCAGCCCTGCGCGCCATCGTCACGATAGGAGACAGCTGATGACCGCCAAGAACACTCTCAAGACAACGGGCGACCGCACCCTCATCGTGTACGCCCACCCCTACGACGGCTCCTTCAACCACGCCGTGCTCGAGGCCGCCACCTCCGCCCTGGACAAGGCGGGCAAGCCCTACGACGTCGTCGACCTCTACGCCGACGGCTTCGATCCGCGCTACACCGCCGAGGAGCTGGCCCTCTTCGCCGAGGGCGGCACGCTGGACCCGCTGGTGAGCCATTACCAGAAGCTCATTGAGGGCGCCTCGCGCATCATCTTCATCTGCCCGA from Actinomyces sp. Marseille-P3109 encodes:
- a CDS encoding glycosyltransferase family 2 protein; translation: MSPTKRPDQRVAVVIPAKDEAERIATTVRACRSIPRVDLVIVVDDGSTDGTQDHARAAGAVTVRHSVSRGKASAMETGASVVAMRDYVDGPARLLLFIDADLGDSAASCAELVPPVVDGVADMSIAVPPKQAGAGGRGRVVRAARRAISLATGWSPVAPLSGQRCLSREAYEKAVPLADGWGVEVGLTIDVLVAGLAVIEVPCDITHRVTGNDRAGTMHRASQYKDVLRAVTRRKLRRHRVPRHSFEKAAAEQDHFFVYRAVPPAPKADDDVESDDKPHDEVDGLEATASEAVDG
- a CDS encoding DUF885 domain-containing protein; the encoded protein is MTTDPANRPHSETAASPTDSHDQDARTAGAGTVPAPTAIPVSTGPPERPPVYPQHPSSGTWRPVSATGAPLGVREVEAAAPTATAAHTSAQAISRSSVRSPSETAAAGVVLRDLADEYAMLLCAHDPEAAARTGLPGGAILPDYSPAGLAERLSAERSLRHRVAAVDRSTGSDELLRRHLLERLETSIQFISAGEEGGNLGFLSSPFQQIARQLHRPPEAPDRAGSDEADLAEAEAKWEDAWNLHRTRLEALPAALEGLAASLAASAEAGAIAPLSQVDVVAGQARDLARRRTRGLPEDLPATLHVQLQEADILARRAALDFASHLRTTLSPRAPQAEGVGRRRHALWMRRILGTRVDPEETYAWATEELGRVIAEQDAIAVDILGPGADANKLNRHLRADPTQALRPQDYITWAQEVADEAWDVVVGRVLDPPDGLGRPCVRLGEPGAGAVHYEEPRGTGGERRPGMVLRSLADGERIVWPWMERTTVLHESVPGHHVHVGAHATSTRLTAWQRYLGSVPGCDEGWGLYAESLADELGLMPTPEDRFGRLAARRWRLARVLVDLGVHSRLPVPDDVAVLPGASREWDRATVTAVLRHHTVISEGRLRFEVSRHLGWPAQPLAYAVGERVWRAGRRSAQAQARAEGGELDLRAFHNRGIDLGSVGLDLLASVLH
- a CDS encoding TetR/AcrR family transcriptional regulator translates to MKIDRRSTDTRQRLIDTTLDLIETHGWSEVTLGGVARACGVTAPACYKHFPSKTSLFEAAARQLSTSLGARAGALVRDDPLESLVGIGSLLVDMAAEHPRLFEFNQVSPAAVAAFDHPDEHPLLALTRGEVERLAAQRGTDPESLHLLVWSCLQGYTQLIAAGATAADATFMRAALRAIVTIGDS